From a single Phaenicophaeus curvirostris isolate KB17595 chromosome 8, BPBGC_Pcur_1.0, whole genome shotgun sequence genomic region:
- the LOC138723336 gene encoding cell division cycle protein 20 homolog — translation MGGARPRPSQWEGPVPAPANRSRVRAGPTAVGGCGSPNRIAEVRAAAGLGEAASGGAPLGIPRSPLEPRDPFSDAKDPSRDPGKRGSKMQRSQTTARPDRYIPSRRALRMEVAKFLLSQEQDPALVSPTKKARQKAWAVRLNGFDVEEAKILSLSGKAPSPAAGFQNNVTALCRHEVMPGCGRRKGRYIPCAPEGVLDAPDIRDDYYLNLLDWSSQNLLALALDTTVYLWHHVSGEIINLMETEHVADYVSSVSWGNGGSCLAVGLSNGEVQLWDVERRKRVRTLSSHVSRVGCLSWNSYILSSGARSGCIQHHDVRVAQHQVATLAGHTREVCGLKWSPNGRFLASGGDDHVVNIWPSSQGGRGGFAPAQSFRQHQGAVKAVAWCPWQPSVLATGGGGGDKRIRLWNVSSGTCLGNIDARSQVCSIVWSTTYKELISGHGSAKNQLVICKYPAMSKVTELQGHTARVLSMALSPDGETVASAAADETLRLWRCFAVDPIRKKEREKADIVQSSFIRQAIR, via the exons atgggaggggcccgtccccgccccagccaatgggaggggcccgtccccgccccaGCCAATCGGAGCCGCGTCCGCGCGGGTCCAACCGCCGtcgggggctgcgggagcccCAACCGCATCGCGGAGGTTCGGGCGGCAGCGGGTCTGGGGGAGGCAGCGAGCGGCGG ggCCCCCCTAGGGATCCCTAGGAGCCCCCTAGAGCCTCGGGACCCGTTTAGTgatgccaaggacccctctagggacc CAGGTAAACGAGGATCCAAAATGCAGAGGAGCCAAACGACCGCTCGGCCAGATCGCTACATTCCCAGCCGTCGCGCTCTGAGGATGGAGGTGGCCAAGTTCCTCCTgagccaagagcaggaccctgcCTTGGTGTCACCCACCAAGAAG GCGCGCCAGAAAGCCTGGGCAGTGAGGCTGAACGGCTTCGATGTGGAAGAGGCAAAGATCCTGAGCCTCAGTGGAAAGGCTCCGAGCCCTGCGGCAG GCTTTCAGAACAACGTCACAGCGCTCTGCAGGCACGAGGTGATGCCTGGGTGCggcaggaggaagggcagaTACATTCCCTGCGCGCCAGAGGGGGTCCTGGATGCCCCAGACATCCGTGATGACTATT ATCTGAATCTCCTGGACTGGAGCTCTCAAAACCTCCTGGCGCTGGCTCTGGACACCACTGTCTACCTGTGGCACCACGTCTCTGGGGAGATCATCAACCTCATGGAGACGGAGCACGTAGCTGATTACGTTTCCTCTGTGTCGTGGGGTAACGgaggcagctgcctggctgttggCTTGAGCAACGGTGAGGTCCAG CTGTGGGACGTGGAGCGTCGGAAACGTGTCCGCACGCTGAGCAGCCACGTGTCCCGTGTCGGGTGTCTCAGCTGGAACAGCTACATCCTGTCCAG CGGGGCTCGCAGCGGCTGCATCCAGCACCACGACGTCAGAGTCGCTCAGCACCAGGTGGCCACGCTTGCTGGTCACACGCGGGAGGTGTGTGGCCTCAAGTGGTCTCCAAACGGCCGCTTCCTCGCCAGTGGTGGTGACGACCACGTGGTGAACATCTGGCCGAGCAGCCAGGGGGGCCGTGGAGGATTTGCTCCAGCGCAGAGCTTCCGTCAGCACCAGGGTGCTGTCAAG GCTGTGGCGTGGTGTCCGTGGCAGCCCAGCGTTCTGGCCACTGGAGGCGGAGGCGGCGACAAACGCATCCGCCTCTGGAACGTGTCTTCTGGCACCTGCCTGGGCAATATCGATGCCCGCTCCCAG GTCTGTTCCATCGTGTGGTCGACCACCTACAAGGAGCTCATTTCGGGCCACGGCTCCGCAAAGAATCAGCTGGTGATCTGTAAGTATCCAGCCATGTCCAAGGTCACTGAGCTGCAAG GTCACACGGCGAGAGTCTTGAGCATGGCTCTGAGCCCCGATGGCGAAACAGTGGCCTCGGCTGCTGCGGATGAAACGCTGCGACTCTGGCGCTGCTTTGCGGTGGATCCCatcaggaagaaggagagagagaaggcagacaTAGTCCAGAGCAGCTTCATTCGCCAGGCCATACGATGA